A DNA window from Streptomyces canus contains the following coding sequences:
- a CDS encoding DNA polymerase ligase N-terminal domain-containing protein yields MSERLRDYHGKRDFARTGEPEGREGHTGANPRFVVQIHDASTLHFDFRLQVDDVLKSWSVPKGPSDLPQDKRLAVPTEDHPLAYEEFEGVIPQDEYGGGTVIVWDHGTYEPLSHDKKGRPVDFGRSLERGHATFRLHGSKLHGTYALTRFREGSWLLVKAAEGRAPGHGTPDPRRARSVRTGRTLAQVAAEEN; encoded by the coding sequence GTGAGTGAGCGACTGCGGGACTACCACGGCAAGCGGGACTTCGCACGCACCGGTGAGCCCGAGGGCCGGGAAGGGCACACCGGTGCGAATCCGCGGTTCGTCGTGCAGATCCATGACGCGAGCACCCTGCACTTCGACTTCCGCCTCCAGGTCGACGACGTGCTGAAGTCCTGGTCGGTCCCGAAGGGCCCCTCCGACCTCCCCCAGGACAAGCGGCTCGCCGTGCCCACGGAGGACCATCCGCTCGCGTACGAGGAGTTCGAGGGCGTGATCCCGCAGGACGAGTACGGCGGCGGTACCGTCATCGTCTGGGACCACGGGACCTACGAGCCCCTCAGCCACGACAAGAAGGGGCGTCCCGTCGACTTCGGCCGGTCGCTGGAGCGCGGGCACGCCACCTTCCGGCTGCACGGATCGAAACTGCACGGCACGTACGCGCTCACCCGGTTCCGTGAGGGGTCCTGGCTGCTGGTGAAGGCAGCCGAGGGGCGGGCACCGGGGCACGGCACGCCCGATCCGCGCCGGGCACGCTCGGTGCGGACCGGCCGGACCCTGGCCCAGGTCGCCGCCGAGGAGAACTGA
- a CDS encoding SpoIIE family protein phosphatase, producing MEHVSATATTDASGRVTGWSEGARRLTGRTAEEVVGRAARELLAEDPPGPAVAALKGTVVLRHRDGSSLTRFVEACPVLGGDGTPAGYVITARPPGSTEPTLAGQAFQQAVMSMSIFDTRQHYLRLNDVACRVMGVPEEALIGRFFSDTVEDAEHSRGFLAGLRQVAETGRPVRYESYTGAPALNRDHAWTIEMWPVREEGSEELTGVALAAFDNSDQYWARRRLALLNEAAAAIGTTLDVVRTAEELVELLVPRYADFASVDLLDWVLGADEPPTALEGDVVLRRVAHGSGHEGTPEAAVRLGETDVYPASSPPARALRQGRAALSQAGEPDFMRWVAERNARAPAGRSYRKGVHSVLAVPLKARGTTLGVAVAVRIAHPDDFGDDDAVLGEELASRAAVCVDNARRFARERTTALALQSSLLPRGLPGQAAVEVAHRYLPSGSLAGIGGDWFDVIPLSGSRVALVVGDVVGHGISSSATMGRLCTAVRTLADVDLPPDELLTHLDDLVTHLASDDGPDGGGEVAELGATCLYAVYDPVTRRLTTAAAGHPPPAVVLPDGTAHLVPLSTGPPLGVGGLPFEATEIELPEGAVVALYTDGLTQDRDRDVDHATDELCRALTAKTDTLDELCDTVLKAVLPEEPGDDVALLLARTRVLGADRVATWDVEPDPAHVAAARQAATEKLAVWGLEEASFVTELVVSELVTNAIRYGEPPIQLRLIRDRTLICEVSDASSTSPHLRRAHAFDEGGRGLLLVAQLTQRWGSRQTGSGKTIWAEQPLEPPDS from the coding sequence GCCCCGTCCTGGGCGGGGACGGCACCCCCGCCGGATACGTGATCACCGCCCGGCCGCCGGGCTCCACCGAGCCGACCCTGGCCGGACAGGCCTTCCAGCAGGCGGTCATGTCCATGTCGATCTTCGACACCCGACAGCACTACCTGCGCCTCAACGACGTGGCCTGCCGGGTCATGGGGGTGCCGGAGGAAGCCCTCATCGGACGGTTCTTCTCGGACACGGTCGAGGACGCCGAACACAGCCGCGGGTTCCTGGCCGGCCTGCGCCAGGTCGCCGAGACCGGCAGACCCGTCCGCTACGAGAGCTACACCGGCGCACCCGCCCTCAACCGGGATCACGCCTGGACCATCGAGATGTGGCCCGTGCGAGAGGAAGGCTCCGAGGAGCTCACCGGTGTCGCCCTGGCCGCGTTCGACAACAGCGACCAGTACTGGGCCCGCCGACGGCTGGCCCTGCTCAACGAGGCGGCCGCAGCCATCGGCACCACCCTGGACGTGGTGCGCACCGCCGAGGAACTCGTCGAACTCCTCGTGCCCCGGTACGCCGACTTCGCCAGCGTGGACCTCCTCGACTGGGTGCTCGGCGCGGACGAGCCGCCGACCGCGCTGGAGGGCGACGTCGTCCTGCGCCGTGTCGCCCACGGCTCCGGCCACGAGGGCACCCCCGAGGCCGCCGTCCGCCTCGGCGAGACGGACGTCTACCCTGCCTCCTCGCCGCCCGCGCGGGCCCTGCGGCAGGGGCGGGCGGCCCTCAGCCAGGCCGGCGAGCCCGACTTCATGCGCTGGGTCGCCGAGCGCAACGCCCGCGCCCCGGCCGGCCGCTCGTACCGCAAGGGCGTCCACTCCGTGCTCGCCGTGCCGCTCAAGGCGCGCGGCACCACCCTGGGCGTCGCGGTCGCCGTCCGCATCGCCCACCCCGACGACTTCGGGGACGACGACGCCGTCCTCGGCGAGGAACTCGCCAGCCGGGCCGCCGTCTGCGTCGACAACGCCCGCCGTTTCGCCCGCGAACGCACCACCGCACTGGCCCTGCAGAGCAGCCTCCTGCCGCGCGGCCTGCCCGGACAGGCCGCGGTCGAGGTCGCCCACCGCTATCTGCCCTCCGGCTCGCTGGCCGGCATCGGCGGCGACTGGTTCGACGTCATTCCGCTCTCCGGCAGCCGCGTCGCCCTGGTCGTCGGTGACGTCGTCGGCCACGGCATCTCCTCCTCGGCGACCATGGGCCGCCTGTGCACGGCCGTGCGCACCCTCGCCGACGTCGACCTGCCGCCCGACGAACTCCTCACCCACCTCGACGACCTCGTCACCCACCTCGCATCCGACGACGGCCCCGATGGAGGGGGCGAGGTCGCCGAACTCGGCGCCACCTGCCTCTACGCCGTCTACGACCCCGTCACGCGCCGCCTCACCACGGCCGCCGCCGGTCACCCGCCGCCCGCCGTCGTCCTGCCCGACGGTACGGCGCACCTCGTCCCCCTGAGCACGGGGCCCCCGCTCGGCGTCGGCGGCTTGCCCTTCGAGGCCACGGAGATCGAACTGCCCGAAGGGGCCGTGGTCGCCCTCTACACCGACGGTCTGACCCAGGACCGGGACCGCGACGTCGACCACGCCACCGACGAACTGTGCCGCGCGCTCACGGCGAAGACGGACACCCTCGACGAGCTGTGCGACACCGTCCTGAAGGCCGTACTGCCCGAGGAACCCGGTGACGACGTGGCCCTGCTGCTGGCCCGCACCCGGGTTCTCGGCGCCGACCGGGTCGCCACCTGGGACGTCGAGCCCGACCCCGCGCACGTGGCCGCCGCCCGGCAGGCCGCCACCGAGAAACTCGCCGTCTGGGGACTGGAGGAGGCCTCGTTCGTCACCGAACTCGTCGTCAGCGAGCTGGTCACCAACGCCATCCGCTACGGCGAACCGCCCATCCAGCTACGGCTGATCCGTGACCGCACCCTCATCTGCGAGGTCTCCGACGCCAGTTCCACCTCACCGCACCTGCGGCGCGCCCACGCCTTCGACGAGGGCGGCCGCGGGCTGCTGCTGGTCGCCCAGCTCACCCAGCGCTGGGGGAGCCGGCAGACCGGCAGCGGAAAGACGATCTGGGCCGAGCAGCCGCTGGAACCGCCCGACTCCTGA
- a CDS encoding HIT family protein → MTVPSTPQEPSAFVRRLRAGEQLPLPADSVTAWETFPFEGDLRVKPLQPPVLPEPARSGEDGPEECPTCRKPVTEALWSDDHWRLDAVGTESRLPAVVMLQPRGHYDLTDLPAERAAELGPLLQRAERAVRSLDGVARVHVNRWGDGAAHLHFWLLARPAGLMQLRGTFLPVWEELLPPLPDEERRQAHRRIAAALAAEGGTAHNLP, encoded by the coding sequence GTGACCGTTCCCTCAACTCCCCAGGAGCCCAGCGCCTTCGTACGGCGCCTGCGGGCGGGTGAACAGCTGCCCCTGCCCGCCGACTCGGTGACCGCATGGGAGACCTTCCCCTTCGAGGGCGACCTCCGGGTCAAGCCCTTGCAGCCCCCCGTCCTCCCCGAGCCCGCCCGCTCCGGCGAGGACGGGCCCGAGGAGTGCCCCACCTGCCGCAAGCCCGTGACGGAAGCCCTCTGGTCCGACGACCACTGGCGGCTCGACGCGGTCGGCACCGAGTCCCGCCTCCCGGCGGTGGTGATGCTGCAACCGCGCGGCCACTACGACCTGACGGACCTGCCCGCCGAACGCGCGGCCGAGCTCGGCCCCCTGCTCCAGCGGGCGGAGCGGGCGGTACGCAGCCTCGACGGCGTCGCCCGCGTCCACGTCAACCGGTGGGGCGACGGAGCCGCCCACCTGCACTTCTGGCTGCTCGCCCGGCCCGCGGGGCTGATGCAGCTGCGGGGAACCTTCCTTCCGGTCTGGGAAGAACTCCTGCCGCCCCTCCCGGACGAGGAACGCCGACAGGCCCACCGGCGAATCGCCGCAGCCCTCGCCGCTGAAGGCGGCACGGCCCACAACCTCCCCTGA
- a CDS encoding aldo/keto reductase, whose amino-acid sequence MISIPTHTLNDGTKIPAIGLGTWPMDDAEAERAVATALESGYRLLDTATNYRNETGVGRGVAAGGVPREEVLVTTKLPGRHHGHEETLASFEESRARLGLEYVDLYLIHWPLPRVDKYVDSWKAMIKLREEGLVRSIGVSNFTAAHIERLEKETGVLPSVNQIELHPLFPQDELRAFHADKGIVTESWSPLGRGSDLLDDPAVAGVAEAHGVTPGQVILRWHIQLGALPIPKSGDPERQRTNLDVFGFELSEAEMAAIADRAQRRLGGDPEAHEEF is encoded by the coding sequence GTGATCAGCATCCCGACACACACGCTCAACGACGGTACGAAGATCCCGGCCATCGGCCTGGGCACCTGGCCGATGGACGACGCCGAGGCGGAGCGGGCGGTCGCCACCGCTCTGGAGAGCGGCTACCGGCTCCTGGACACGGCGACGAACTACCGGAACGAGACCGGTGTCGGCCGTGGCGTTGCCGCCGGCGGCGTCCCGCGCGAGGAGGTCCTCGTGACGACGAAGCTGCCCGGCCGTCATCACGGCCACGAGGAGACCCTGGCCTCCTTCGAGGAGTCCCGCGCCCGTCTCGGCCTGGAGTACGTGGACCTGTACCTGATCCACTGGCCGCTCCCCCGTGTCGACAAGTACGTCGACTCGTGGAAGGCCATGATCAAGCTCCGCGAGGAGGGCCTCGTCCGGTCGATCGGGGTCTCCAACTTCACGGCCGCGCACATCGAGCGGCTGGAGAAGGAGACCGGGGTCCTGCCGTCCGTCAACCAGATCGAGCTGCACCCCCTGTTCCCGCAGGACGAATTGCGCGCCTTCCACGCCGACAAGGGCATCGTGACCGAGAGCTGGAGTCCGCTGGGCCGGGGTTCGGACCTCCTGGACGACCCGGCCGTGGCCGGCGTGGCCGAGGCGCACGGTGTCACGCCCGGCCAGGTGATCCTGCGCTGGCACATCCAGCTCGGCGCCCTGCCGATCCCGAAGTCCGGCGACCCCGAGCGGCAGCGCACGAACCTCGACGTGTTCGGTTTCGAGCTGAGCGAGGCCGAGATGGCGGCGATCGCCGACCGTGCGCAGCGGCGCCTCGGCGGGGACCCGGAGGCGCACGAGGAGTTCTGA
- a CDS encoding TauD/TfdA dioxygenase family protein: MTTDKGTVEWDAGIEVNPVAGHIGAEITGVDLAGDLDDSVVAAIRAAVLRWKVVFFRGQKLDHAGHVAFARRFGEPVVLGRRGSASPAEFAEIETTADRLELGGKFGMEHEEWLQRRRHTLLRGWHCDHGARVDPPAATILRAETVPPYGGDTTWSNLAAAYAGLSAPVRAFVDGLRVEHRLGVGYQPRPGDDAYVRHLLDHQVASLHPLVRVHPESGERILYVNGYYVEQIAGLSRAESRAILDMLLEQAVRPEYTVRFRWQPGSVAFWDNRATIHLAPGDNAHLGFPRTMHRVMLAGDVPVGPDGTPSEAITGTEVGRW, from the coding sequence ATGACGACGGACAAGGGCACGGTGGAGTGGGACGCGGGCATCGAGGTGAACCCGGTGGCCGGGCACATCGGAGCCGAGATCACCGGGGTCGATCTGGCCGGCGATCTCGACGACTCCGTGGTCGCCGCGATCCGGGCGGCGGTGCTGCGCTGGAAGGTGGTGTTCTTCCGCGGACAGAAGCTCGACCACGCCGGCCATGTGGCTTTCGCCCGCAGGTTCGGTGAGCCCGTCGTCCTGGGCAGGCGCGGCAGTGCCTCGCCCGCGGAGTTCGCGGAGATCGAGACGACCGCCGACCGCCTGGAGCTGGGCGGGAAGTTCGGCATGGAGCACGAGGAGTGGCTGCAGCGTCGGCGGCACACGCTGCTGCGCGGCTGGCACTGCGACCACGGCGCCCGTGTCGACCCGCCCGCGGCGACCATCCTGCGCGCCGAGACCGTTCCGCCGTACGGCGGCGACACCACGTGGTCCAACCTCGCGGCCGCCTACGCCGGACTGTCCGCTCCGGTGCGGGCGTTCGTGGACGGCCTGCGCGTGGAGCACCGGCTCGGGGTCGGCTACCAGCCCCGTCCGGGCGACGACGCCTACGTCCGCCATCTCCTGGACCACCAGGTCGCCTCGCTGCACCCGCTGGTGCGGGTGCACCCCGAGTCGGGGGAGCGGATCCTCTACGTCAACGGCTACTACGTCGAGCAGATCGCCGGCCTCTCCCGTGCCGAGAGCCGGGCGATCCTCGACATGCTCCTCGAACAGGCCGTCCGGCCCGAGTACACGGTCCGCTTTCGCTGGCAGCCGGGCAGCGTGGCCTTCTGGGACAACCGGGCCACCATCCACCTGGCTCCTGGCGACAACGCCCACCTCGGTTTCCCCCGGACCATGCACCGGGTGATGCTGGCGGGGGACGTACCGGTGGGGCCGGACGGCACGCCGTCGGAGGCGATCACCGGGACCGAGGTGGGGCGCTGGTGA
- a CDS encoding cupin domain-containing protein — MRIALRTAISGAVVTATVFAGGIAQATPPGPGVTGTLIAQKTVGGTDYVLREITVPPGQATGWHYHDGLVYGYVKQGTLSHYHSDCASDGVYRQGTVVREPGGPSDVHLGRNEGTTPLVLEVLYVLPHGSPYSRDVPNPGCSFE; from the coding sequence ATGCGCATCGCGCTCCGTACCGCCATATCCGGCGCGGTCGTCACCGCCACCGTCTTCGCCGGCGGCATCGCACAGGCGACCCCGCCCGGCCCCGGAGTGACCGGCACACTGATCGCCCAGAAGACCGTGGGCGGCACCGACTACGTCCTCAGAGAGATCACCGTCCCGCCGGGCCAGGCGACCGGCTGGCACTACCACGACGGTCTCGTCTACGGGTACGTCAAGCAGGGCACCCTCAGCCACTACCACTCCGACTGCGCCAGTGACGGCGTCTATCGGCAGGGCACCGTGGTGCGTGAGCCCGGCGGCCCGAGCGACGTCCACCTCGGCCGCAACGAAGGGACCACCCCGCTCGTCCTGGAGGTGCTGTACGTGCTCCCGCACGGCTCGCCGTACTCGCGGGACGTGCCGAACCCCGGCTGCTCCTTCGAGTGA